In Euphorbia lathyris chromosome 2, ddEupLath1.1, whole genome shotgun sequence, the sequence TCAGGTGCGATTATCTAGGATTCTGAAGGGATGTTTGTATCGCTATTCAGTTCATACTATGGAGGCGTCTTTGATCTGGGCATTGTAGAAGCAATCTCTCTTAGACATAGCTTACTCTGACTTAGTTCTTTGGACCTTGGTCGGGTTGTGATTGAGATAGACACGAAATTGGTGGTGGACAAGCTCTATTCGGGGAAGCAGGACATCATGAAAATGAGAGGTATTATTCAGGAATGTCGGGATATTTTCGTACAAATTATAGACTTCAAAGTCATCTTTGTTTCTAGGCTCGCGAACGAGGTTGTCCATGCTATTGCTCGGCACGCCTGGTCTTATGCAGggccgatcctgagattttagGGGCCTAAGGGCGAAATACCAGTTGAGGCCCTAATAAATAAAGTACAAGTAATAAATAAAGTGTGAAATTCAATTGTATGGAAAAAAATTCTTCAAAATGATACTTATTATATTATACTTACATACGATCTAAAAAAACATttcatataaaagaaaaatattttatatcacTTTAATTATCCAGTTTCCCatgaaaaaaaatgtatatgAGTATTTTTAGATGTAAAATCACTAATAATATTGTGTACATTAGTATGTTCTAAAACACTTCTCTCAATGCATAAAATGGCTAGAGCATTTAACCTACATCGAGTCTCAAATaacttttcaataattttaacaTTTCAATGAAAGACCAAGTTTGGAaaattgataattaaatttcgATTAAgatgaagaaaagaaaagcatgATAAacagaaaattgaaaaaataaatctCAAAATTGCTTCTCTTTGTGGGCTTTAGCTGGTAAGTTCTTGAAATTTGAAGATTTTATTTGGTTATTCCAAATCACATCTGAAGACCAAAGTAAATCagaattttataaatttctcaaagaaaaaaaagtctATTGACAATGACAAGTTTCACCGTTATAGTGGTGATGGGAGAAAAATTGATTATATAGTTGATGAATTTAAGATGAAGATTAACGAAAATATTATCGTTTAGTCGTTGGGATTGATGggtaattgaagaaaataagaGTTTGAGAATTTGGAAAGACTCAAAttgaaaattggtattttacaCCCATTTATGGCTTAataatcattattttattaattttttttaatcaagtaTAAAACTAAAAATCTATTACTATATTTGGGCTCTCCCTCATCACTAGGTCCTGGGCAGGCGCCCCTCCTGCCTAGGCTCAGGGACGGACCTGGTCTTATACTAGCTATTTTTATTTTGTCTCTATTCCGTTTTGGTTAGAGGATACTTTTTGTGAGGATTCTACATTCCTTGATCAATAAATTGTTCTttcattgtaaaaaaaaaaagttgagtCAAAGAATTGATATATTTTGTTGAGTATCGAATATATAAATCAATTTGCAAACAAGTTTTTCTGCAGTGTTACttgtttttttctaaaaaagaaaaatttgcTTTTTGACAACTTGAAAGATGAATACAATCTGATTTTTGGAAATAGGTGAAAccatatagtttttttttttttatatctgcCAATAAATCTAATTAATTGTTAAACAACCCTTTGTTTGCATATAAGGTTGGAAGTTTTGTAATATtgatatcaaaaaaaaaaaaagtatataattATACTGTTTAATAGACGAATCTAAAACCATTAATTTCagagtaaaattaaaattgaaaatccttaaaaaaataaaataattgaaaacaacatatacaaaaattaaaatccATAAATAACTTGAAAAGTTTCCTTTTCTTTAGTGCTCGTACGGCTACGTTACAGAATCAAATTTTTATTCCCGCCTCTTTTCTCCATCTCAGTATTTCGTACTCTCTTTTCGAAAAAAGACATTCTCCCTTTTACTGGGCTGATTTGCTTCGATTTCCACATTGAAATTCTTGCGGGATTATAATAATGAGCTGATTATCAGTGGGCATCTGACCAAATAACTGGTAAGCGATTTCGCTTTTGATAGACGGCATAAATCTCCCTTTTGAATGCTTTTGTTGTTCGATAAGTTCCCTTGGATCTCCTCCTCAAATCTGttttattatatcattttttctttttctcttcaaGATCATGCGCCTTTTTAAGGGATGGGTGAAATTGGAAACAACGATTCGATCCAGAATTTGGAAGCTCGAACTCGAATTGATGGATTTGTATTTTACGCTTTTTATTCTTAATTTGAGGAGTAGATTGCTGAAGCTACGAGAAATTGTAATTGAGCAAATCAGGTCTTTGTTACTAGGGTTTGGGGCGGAtttgattttttgtttttatcaagTTCTTAATATAATTGGATATATATGTTAGTTTTCAACTGTGCGTATCAAGTATATATCTATCACTTTGAATTTCATGGATTTTGGCATACACTGAATCTTAGATATTAAGGTTGCATGTTATGGTGATAAGTTTCGGAACAAGAGAGTGTCATTTTCTAATCCTAACATGTTGGATGGCTGATTAGACTGGTGGATCGCTGCCTTTTCCTTCACAATCTTAACTGAACTTTATAGTATTACCAACGAGTTAAACTTCTGTTGTTGTTTTTGGTTACAGCTTCTAGTCGCGTCAATTGTTTAGCTCTTCAGCAGAAACCGCAGAAAAATGGAGGTTGGTAGACGACAGATTTTACTAGATGTAAGTTTCGGACATGGACGTCTTTCCTCTTCTCAGCTAACTGTATAAGAAGTGAAAATTTCTTGTGCATGTTTAGAGTATACCGTTGGCTCTGTTGCTGAGTGCTGTCTTCTTTTTCTTATGTCTATCAAATACATGCTACACTGTTTGGCTTAGaagtgatatttttttttatataaaattattatttactgTATGCCACTTGGACTTGCAGGGTGTACACCACATGTACATCCCGCCATgtgccatgtgtttttaattagaACCGTttaaactaaaagctcgagccgATAGTTAAGGCttaatcatatatcttatattaatctctgacactaTATTTGCTCTTATATTTCTCATTAACTTTAATTTGTTTGATATGAAAAAATCAGCATCAACATTTTTTTATGAAGATTTTCATGTGGTGCAGTATGAGAGTCCTCCTCTTAATACAATATTGACAGATTTCAGCTCGGGATCTTTATAAAAGAAAAGTACAATGAATTTGGATTCGCGAGCAAACAATGGAATGATTGGAAATGTCAAGCAAGTTTGCAGCTGTTAAATAACTGATGCCTCGTTTAACATGTTGCAGGTTCCTATGAGTGATTGTCGAAGTTTTGGTAGCAATTTGCGTCCGTCCAGTCAATCTAGGAAGATGTCAATTGGAATTATGATAGACTCACAGGAGAATAAAAGATCTAGAGCTACAAAGGAAGGTAATGTTATTGTATCAAACACAAAAAGGGCAAATTATAACGAAGGAGACTCTTTCCAAGGAAAAGCAAAGGGGAAAATTGTTGATACtattgaagaaaaagaaaatgaagctCCAGAGAAGGTAACTTCCCCCTGGATTGATACTAGGTCCTTTCACCTTAACACAGAAGATTTACCAACCACGAGCACAAGGAGGAAAAATCCTGGCAGAGCACAGGATGCTAAAATTACTCATTCGGTGCAGTCTTTTGCAGTCCATTCGTGTGCTGATGGTGGCAAGCAGCAGAAGTTGTATGGCAATACCAATAACAGGATGGGAAGTAAGGTTGGGAACTCTCAGGAGCCAGAGGAATGCATACTTGGGGAATCACCTAAAAGAGGTGCTGTTGATGCaaatgaagaaaaacaaacTGTAGCTCCAGAGAATGTAACTTCCCCGTGGATCGGTACTAGGTCCTTTCCTAAAAAAACAACAGCTTTACCAACCACTAGTACCAAGTGGAACAAACCTGGCAGAGCACAGGATGCGACAATTACTCATTCAGTGCAGTCTTTTGCGAACAACTTACATGCTGATGGTGACAAGCAGCAGAAGTTTGATGGAATCACCAGCAAAAGGATGGTGGGTAAGGTTGGTAACTCTCAGAAGCCAGAGGAATTTACATTTATTGCTAACGAAGTCCTTGTCTCTGATAAAGCAGTGACAGAGGAtaaaaaagaagaggaaagatctgaaagtttgaaaaagaaaatacagGAGATATTCGGAACTGTTTCTTCACCTAAAAGTCAACCAACTATTTCTCACGTTTGTGATGTAGGAGTCGGTAATTTAAAGCCAAGGCAAATGCATCATCAAAAGAGTAATGCAGTTGTCAAGCCCATACAGTATTCAGATACCATAGAAACTGATTCTGAAAATCCTGATTGTAGAATGACGAGACCAGTAACTCGTTCACTTACCCGAATGAGGGTTGCAACCAAAGTGCGACCAGAGAAAGCAAAAGCTGGCCCATTATCTAGTCATGAACACaaatttcaaaagaaaaatatctTCGAATTTGAAGAAGGTTTATTTCAAAAAGGAGATGTGGTCAGTGGTGGCTCTTCGATGTCTGCAAGAAAGAAAGGTAGGAGAAAGAATCCTGTCATCAAGCCACGCAAGATTTACTTCACTAAAAACAACAATACAGATGAAATTCAGCGGGCGACTTGTAGAAATGAAATGCCACCACCTGTTGAGAAAGCATCTTCACTAAGTGATAAAAGCAGAAGTTTTCATGGTTGTTCTCCTCAAGGTGAGAATAAGTGCCTTGAAGTGAGTAATAGAAATTCAAAGGGAGATTCTACTCAGTCTGCAAGGGAAAACGAGGTGGATCAACAGGGAGATTCTAGGTCTCCATCTGTGCCAATGAATGAGGATCAACAAGAAAAGTTTGGTAATGAGGACATGAATAATGTCACAGCGTGGCAGGACGAAACACAAAGTCCAACATTCAAAATAAACACTCCTACCTTAATCTCTTCCCCAAGCTCAACACCAAAATCTGACCAGATAGGGAAGAGAGTTTACAGTCCTATTTCAGAAGAGGAAGAATTCACTCTGGGAAATATTTACAGCTTGAGGAATTTGCAGACCTCAAAGGCAGATCTTCATGCTTCAAATGCTAAAGCAGAATCATCTGTATCCTTATCATTTGAAGGTTTTAATGCATACCTAGTGTCATATATCTTCTAGCTGTCGTTTCAATATGTTCTTGCATTTCCTTATTGCACTACAGGATAATGCGGAAGTCCTTGAAGATTCTCCACCTTGCAAGCAATTTCCTTTCAAGGGAAGAAAAGAAGCGCAAGAAGGCCTTTCTGAATCATCATCTGAAGATGGGGATTCTAAGAGCTCTGAAGAAGGTTTGCCCATTAAGGAACATAGCAACCACAGGCTTATATATTCTTTCAAAGacctgttattttttttaacaaatatcAATCACCtattaattttttgaaaaaaatctATACTAGAAACCGTTGCAGTTTTATTTTGCATAGATAAATTAGGTGCACGTGTGACCATCCTTGAACATACTGAAAAAATTCATTTGATACATGCTGTGTTTTTGTGCTTCTATATCAAAGAGACTATATTGCATGTAAGCCTGAACCATTTTAGCTTCAGTTATTTGTGTTCATTGAATCTGGGAGTTTAATCCTTTGCCTCTCTTTTTCTCAGTAAATAACAAAGGCAAACTGACATAGCACACCATcctaattttttcattttgccATTACATGCTTTATTGTGCATAAAATTTCAgatatttctaaatttttttttagcattCTGTGAGGACTTGCTTTCTTGCACATAAAATAGTTGGATGCTAATTACTTTCATAAGAAAACCAGTCATCTTGATCTTTCATGTGTTATGGGATATATGACCGGTGGTGATTGAGTGGACTAAAGTAGTCAGGTCTGTTGCTGAAAATATAATAAAGTTCCAGAGATGGCCAAGTTCGTTTGTCGTGTGTCACTAGTTCTGAGACACATCAGATACAGGTATTTTGTATTGATGCAGAATAAATTATCTGGAGGTGCATATCAAAGTACAACTTGAGCATGCAGTTATTTCAACTTAATACTTTAGAAGCCTCCATCGAGTCATTGATGTCAATCATCAACGCTGCTCATTGAAAAACTTCCAAAACTGTCTATCTATTGTTTTTATATTGGCCAAGTCACATTCACCATAACCATGCTTTCACCTCATCGAGTCATTGATGTCAATCATCAACGCTGCTCATTGAAAAACTTTCAAAACTGTCTATCTATTGGCCAAGTCACATTCACCATAACCATGCTTTCACCATGGCCTACACATAAGCAAAATCATTATTCCACCATGTTTAATATGGTAGGATATTTAAACATTCACTTTAGCGTCTGAGCTTGTTTTGTTGATATTTTGATTATAATGCATTTATTATCCCAGAGATAACCTAATTAATTTGACGAACTGTGACTTGGAATCTGGTTTTGGGTGGTACCATAGCTGTCCTAATTCATCATCTTCTCTAATTATTTTATCACCTCCAAAAATCCTgcttatatatttaattttcatatgtAGAGTTTAAAGAAAGAGATGGCTTCTCCCCAGAGACTGCAACGGCTGAGCGATCAAATTTCATGGCTTATCCGACTAAAAGACTTCGTAATCGTGAAGACAATAGTGCTAGCAAATTCAGTCCCACCTTGCCCTCTCCAAAAGGCACAACTTCCTTTGTCCTGTTCATTGTTTCCTCTTCTATCACTGCTACACTTTCCTTGtcactatatatatacaaaacgcacatacatacatacatacacgTATACATTTATTTCTTTGGTGTTTTCTTATTTCTGTGCCTGAGATTTTCAGGCGTTGATGAAAACAATTGGACTCCAGAACCTTCAGAACCAAACCAAGAGAATGAATTGGAAAGGTTTGCCTTCTATGTATAAAAATGAATTGGATTCGAAATATCTTTTTGCACTCATGTTTTCATTTTTGCAGGATACTTGATTTTGTTTTCACATAATGGTGTTTCAGGATCATCACGCTGTTTGCCTTGGCTTTAGAGAACTTCAGAAACAAAATGAAGTCAGCAACTAGAAAGAAATCCTCTGAAATTTTGAAATCTGTTTCCGAGGAGATATATCTGCAACTGCAGAATGTTGAGTCACAAATCCAAGAAGATGTGTACGTCTTCAAAAACTGAATGTGTAGTTACTGATGTCcattttttttgataaacaatgtTATTAATTTATGTTGGTGATCTTTCAGAGCGAAGCTCATAAGAATAAGTAAATCAAAGAGAAAACGTCTAGAGACCACATTCCAGGGTAAGGAGTTTGTATCCTGAATGGTCTTTGATGAACTTTAATGAATATGATTTACTGAATTGTCAAGTCCTTGTCATGGGCGATGATATTAGATAATCCATTTTGGTGTGAAACATCAATGCTAGCAAAACAAATCCTCTTATTAGTATTCATAGCTTAATAAGCACCTTAGTGTTTGTCTTCTATTGTTCGAGCGAATTCTAAACACTTCACATCTCAAACTCCAACCAGATAATCTATTTGCTATGAGTTTATATAACTGAAAGGTTAACAACGCTGTTCACGAAAGTCTCTTGCATTTGTTGTCAATAGTTTTGATTGGGTTCTGAGAATCGAATTTGTGTTTACCATCAATAATTTTCTTGAGTTTCATATTATTTATTCAAGAGAATGCAGTTGATAAATTGGAAGAATGTAGAACTAGAAATAGGACACAAATTCATGAAAATTCagatttatgtattttattatACGTTAACCAtatatcaattttttatttatttatttatttatttattttttttattaagagttGAAACcgaagagggcgagccttggcgcaacggtaaaacgttgttgccgtgtgacctgaggtcacgggttcgagtcttaggagcggcctcttgccaatacacccttgtggtgggacccctccccggaccctcgctcagcggggacgcgtaatgcgaccgggccgcccttttttttttattaagagttGAAACCGAGCAAGTTTAGCAGTCAGAATATAttaatttcttctttatttGCATAGTTAATAGTCAGATCCACTCTCAATTGAATATGATTTTTGGACTGACATAATACAAACTTTGATAATGATACCATCTAATGATGGTTCCTGCACCACTGCATGTCACTTGCTTCTTCACTTGCAGAATATTTTGAGACTCATATTCAGCTCTCAATGAAGGATGAAACATGCTTTCTTCCATTACCAGACCATTACTTCTTGAAGATTATATATTATTGCCATGTGCTGAATATTGATGCAACTTGCTCTAATTGAAGCTTGAATGGTTGGTATTCTATTTTATCGTTAATTTTTCCTCGCAGAGCAACAAGATAAACTGAAGTTGATTTACGATAAATTCAAAGAAGACATCCATCAGCATCTCCAGGACTGTAAAAGCACAGTGAAAGAGCTTGAAGTGCACCATGTTGAGTTGAAAGGCACTATGAAAAAGCAAAGTATGTCAACGTTTATTACAGTCAACATAATTGTTGTTGATAATGGCAATACATGATTGAAACTCGTTTGCTGATTTGTCATTTTGTTTAAACTATTGCATTGCTTTGATTCATTTCCCTTAGTTTCTGAGAAAGAAATGTAGATATTATGTACTAACACAAGCAAAGCTTGGACACTGCAACGTTTAGGATCTCCCATATCAAAATTACTAAACTATGTGAAATTAGTCACATAAATATTTGGCTACTATGGATGAATTAAATGACTTTTGGAAGGTAAACACAGTTGAAATTCCCTGTGTTATGCAAGTGGGAGATTGGAAACACTCAAACACATGTATATCTTTTCTCTTGTGCTTTAGGCGTATAATTATGGTGAATACCTAATTTTATATCGATTCAGTGACGTAGTTTCTATGAATTACTTTGCACATTACTTGGGAATCTATGAAGAATCTGTTAACATAGTTTGTGGCTTTTACGCTAAGGTATTCTGATGATTGATATGGTGgcataataaaaaaagataGCAGACATGAATTCATTTGGTTCCTGTTAATTGCAGAAGCATCACATGAAAAGCTTGTCGATAAAGTGGAAGAAGCAGTTGAAACACAGCTCAACGATGCAGACAGAAGAATTACAGCTGTGAACAAGGCAAGTTTTCTAATTTTagttaaagaaaaaaatcaatGGTCCCAaccatatatgtatgtatatattatgCTCTTAGATTTTTTTATGGCCTGCTATTTTGTCATGTACTGCCTCTTGGAAATGTTGCATTTAACAATACATAAGCTTTTGAATTAGCATTTCTAATGGTATATTATGCTCCAACACGATACTTAAAATCTATAGAATCACTTTATACGTTTAGAATCCGGGTATTACTAAAGATTTGATTCTTTATATAGTGGTACAACCTAATCCCTTTGGCACATTGAAGTACTATGATTTTCAATaattacaaaagaaaaaaataacacCAGGCATCTTACGTTGTCTTTGTTGTCCACATATAATGCAGTCGGCAAAGGAAAAGATGCTCCAATTGCAACAGGTGATAGTTGAGTGTTTGAAGGAGGATAGTCTCTGATGACATGTTTTAACTCTTCCGTTAGAGAGACCAGATTTGGTCCAGATTCAGAAAGCTGAAAGGGTTGGTGTTTTTGTTCTATATATAGCCTTTGTTTTGTATGCAGATTCTTTCTTTTCTATAAAGTCAGCTTTCATttctgaaaaagaaaaagaataggAAATAGATTTATGCTAATCTAAgaaaaattacaagtgagaCATTTTAGGACATGGGAATGTTGTTACATATCAGTTAATTTGATTGTATCGTGCAAGTCACTGCATTGACCATTTCCAGTA encodes:
- the LOC136217229 gene encoding meiosis-specific protein ASY3 isoform X1, whose protein sequence is MEVGRRQILLDVPMSDCRSFGSNLRPSSQSRKMSIGIMIDSQENKRSRATKEGNVIVSNTKRANYNEGDSFQGKAKGKIVDTIEEKENEAPEKVTSPWIDTRSFHLNTEDLPTTSTRRKNPGRAQDAKITHSVQSFAVHSCADGGKQQKLYGNTNNRMGSKVGNSQEPEECILGESPKRGAVDANEEKQTVAPENVTSPWIGTRSFPKKTTALPTTSTKWNKPGRAQDATITHSVQSFANNLHADGDKQQKFDGITSKRMVGKVGNSQKPEEFTFIANEVLVSDKAVTEDKKEEERSESLKKKIQEIFGTVSSPKSQPTISHVCDVGVGNLKPRQMHHQKSNAVVKPIQYSDTIETDSENPDCRMTRPVTRSLTRMRVATKVRPEKAKAGPLSSHEHKFQKKNIFEFEEGLFQKGDVVSGGSSMSARKKGRRKNPVIKPRKIYFTKNNNTDEIQRATCRNEMPPPVEKASSLSDKSRSFHGCSPQGENKCLEVSNRNSKGDSTQSARENEVDQQGDSRSPSVPMNEDQQEKFGNEDMNNVTAWQDETQSPTFKINTPTLISSPSSTPKSDQIGKRVYSPISEEEEFTLGNIYSLRNLQTSKADLHASNAKAESSDNAEVLEDSPPCKQFPFKGRKEAQEGLSESSSEDGDSKSSEEEFKERDGFSPETATAERSNFMAYPTKRLRNREDNSASKFSPTLPSPKGVDENNWTPEPSEPNQENELERIITLFALALENFRNKMKSATRKKSSEILKSVSEEIYLQLQNVESQIQEDVAKLIRISKSKRKRLETTFQEQQDKLKLIYDKFKEDIHQHLQDCKSTVKELEVHHVELKGTMKKQKASHEKLVDKVEEAVETQLNDADRRITAVNKSAKEKMLQLQQVIVECLKEDSL
- the LOC136217229 gene encoding meiosis-specific protein ASY3 isoform X3, which codes for MEVGRRQILLDVPMSDCRSFGSNLRPSSQSRKMSIGIMIDSQENKRSRATKEGNVIVSNTKRANYNEGDSFQGKAKGKIVDTIEEKENEAPEKSFAVHSCADGGKQQKLYGNTNNRMGSKVGNSQEPEECILGESPKRGAVDANEEKQTVAPENVTSPWIGTRSFPKKTTALPTTSTKWNKPGRAQDATITHSVQSFANNLHADGDKQQKFDGITSKRMVGKVGNSQKPEEFTFIANEVLVSDKAVTEDKKEEERSESLKKKIQEIFGTVSSPKSQPTISHVCDVGVGNLKPRQMHHQKSNAVVKPIQYSDTIETDSENPDCRMTRPVTRSLTRMRVATKVRPEKAKAGPLSSHEHKFQKKNIFEFEEGLFQKGDVVSGGSSMSARKKGRRKNPVIKPRKIYFTKNNNTDEIQRATCRNEMPPPVEKASSLSDKSRSFHGCSPQGENKCLEVSNRNSKGDSTQSARENEVDQQGDSRSPSVPMNEDQQEKFGNEDMNNVTAWQDETQSPTFKINTPTLISSPSSTPKSDQIGKRVYSPISEEEEFTLGNIYSLRNLQTSKADLHASNAKAESSDNAEVLEDSPPCKQFPFKGRKEAQEGLSESSSEDGDSKSSEEEFKERDGFSPETATAERSNFMAYPTKRLRNREDNSASKFSPTLPSPKGVDENNWTPEPSEPNQENELERIITLFALALENFRNKMKSATRKKSSEILKSVSEEIYLQLQNVESQIQEDVAKLIRISKSKRKRLETTFQEQQDKLKLIYDKFKEDIHQHLQDCKSTVKELEVHHVELKGTMKKQKASHEKLVDKVEEAVETQLNDADRRITAVNKSAKEKMLQLQQVIVECLKEDSL
- the LOC136217229 gene encoding meiosis-specific protein ASY3 isoform X2 — its product is MEVPMSDCRSFGSNLRPSSQSRKMSIGIMIDSQENKRSRATKEGNVIVSNTKRANYNEGDSFQGKAKGKIVDTIEEKENEAPEKVTSPWIDTRSFHLNTEDLPTTSTRRKNPGRAQDAKITHSVQSFAVHSCADGGKQQKLYGNTNNRMGSKVGNSQEPEECILGESPKRGAVDANEEKQTVAPENVTSPWIGTRSFPKKTTALPTTSTKWNKPGRAQDATITHSVQSFANNLHADGDKQQKFDGITSKRMVGKVGNSQKPEEFTFIANEVLVSDKAVTEDKKEEERSESLKKKIQEIFGTVSSPKSQPTISHVCDVGVGNLKPRQMHHQKSNAVVKPIQYSDTIETDSENPDCRMTRPVTRSLTRMRVATKVRPEKAKAGPLSSHEHKFQKKNIFEFEEGLFQKGDVVSGGSSMSARKKGRRKNPVIKPRKIYFTKNNNTDEIQRATCRNEMPPPVEKASSLSDKSRSFHGCSPQGENKCLEVSNRNSKGDSTQSARENEVDQQGDSRSPSVPMNEDQQEKFGNEDMNNVTAWQDETQSPTFKINTPTLISSPSSTPKSDQIGKRVYSPISEEEEFTLGNIYSLRNLQTSKADLHASNAKAESSDNAEVLEDSPPCKQFPFKGRKEAQEGLSESSSEDGDSKSSEEEFKERDGFSPETATAERSNFMAYPTKRLRNREDNSASKFSPTLPSPKGVDENNWTPEPSEPNQENELERIITLFALALENFRNKMKSATRKKSSEILKSVSEEIYLQLQNVESQIQEDVAKLIRISKSKRKRLETTFQEQQDKLKLIYDKFKEDIHQHLQDCKSTVKELEVHHVELKGTMKKQKASHEKLVDKVEEAVETQLNDADRRITAVNKSAKEKMLQLQQVIVECLKEDSL